One window of Trichocoleus sp. genomic DNA carries:
- a CDS encoding pantothenate kinase — protein MFKNFRFSPQFLDDGWLALAIGNSRLHWGWFAEGKLQSTWDTPHLDAVEPGSIASLIHTDCQLQIPLSAHLPCYIASVVPSQTALWQQAQAQLLSLSDVPLTGLYPTMGIDRALALWGAATKWKLPALVLDAGTAFTFTGADAEGRLVGGAISPGLQLQMRSLTEHTAALPLLNPEATLPPRWATSTPEAIQSGILYMVLAGVQDFIAAWITQFPDTSIVLTGGDSVLLWQCLKERSPELSQRVAIDPHLIFWGMQAIVEQKPSSGQT, from the coding sequence GTGTTTAAAAATTTCAGGTTCTCTCCTCAATTCTTAGACGATGGGTGGCTTGCTCTAGCGATCGGTAATTCGCGGCTACATTGGGGCTGGTTTGCTGAAGGAAAGCTGCAATCAACTTGGGATACTCCACATCTTGATGCCGTTGAGCCAGGGTCGATCGCTTCGCTCATTCATACTGATTGCCAACTTCAGATCCCGCTCTCCGCTCACTTACCCTGCTATATTGCCTCGGTTGTTCCCAGCCAGACAGCCCTCTGGCAACAGGCTCAAGCACAGCTTCTCAGTCTTAGCGATGTTCCTCTCACCGGACTCTATCCAACCATGGGGATCGATCGTGCCCTTGCGCTCTGGGGAGCCGCCACAAAGTGGAAATTGCCTGCTCTCGTGCTGGACGCGGGTACGGCATTCACCTTTACCGGAGCAGATGCCGAGGGTCGGTTGGTGGGGGGCGCAATTTCACCGGGGCTTCAGCTTCAAATGCGATCGCTAACAGAACATACCGCTGCACTCCCTTTGCTGAATCCTGAGGCAACCCTGCCACCTCGATGGGCAACTTCAACCCCTGAAGCCATTCAAAGTGGCATTCTCTATATGGTTCTGGCTGGAGTGCAAGACTTCATCGCAGCATGGATAACCCAATTTCCAGACACCTCGATCGTCCTGACCGGAGGGGATAGCGTTTTACTCTGGCAGTGCTTAAAAGAAAGATCGCCAGAACTCAGTCAACGAGTGGCGATCGATCCTCATCTAATTTTTTGGGGAATGCAGGCAATTGTTGAACAAAAACCTTCGTCCGGGCAGACCTAA
- a CDS encoding glycosyltransferase, producing the protein MAFPSHDEQWLQVRDFLKQRIQPLDSILAPNDFLELFPGSYPYNVSPLLSIDRLFFAVIDKSRVSEIHSPLALKIAQTFHPVFANEVFVVYGKTAVENPPSLEGNDLKALVQQFESNDRFYDLDYDSTTAAVIVTRNRPQALERSLPQILALKIPTVVVDDGSASDSASQNQAIADRYQIPLLFIPEHRESAAALNAGVSYWLGDPSIAWISYFQDNVEVKPNLIQVLQKVQDAKERPLLVGQDDPDHLTLRSETISGHPVLLKRSMSGGHFHAHRDYWAAVLPIPTPYQVDGSSRAVDEDWWITAWSPHSIAKQGGYVVCVPGLVNRVEVKQPATIAPVPSASAETNSQTDNPSLEGVNVLVDGYNLQLTKGTGIKTYGLSLIQGLTELGANIDVLLSRNGNKKNAVLDEIYFFDNQNNNQNLLFLLKGLLKSFSGPLYRAKRRKTFSNFVVKRGQYSEDFLKYAASFNLPQCYDLANALYKKLNYSTSITVPEKIDIWHATYPLPIQVRGAKKITTVHDMIPLRLPYATLDDKENFYYKVRDALKESAVTITVSEHSKQDLLTYFDADPDRIVVTYQPIALRPLEAGDTEEEIGFFLKRYGLEYQNYLLFVGAIEPKKNVGRLLDAYSVLDTEMPLVIVGKKGWLWEDELGKTAYLADNKESKKKVKLLEYVSTDALRYLYRGAYCLAFPSLYEGFGLPPVEAMHFGCPVITSNVSCLPEICGNAALYVDPYDVKSIRQKLEEILSDRPLRDQLAKAGERNAKNFSMENYVKRLYQAYSKALEM; encoded by the coding sequence GTGGCATTTCCAAGTCATGATGAGCAGTGGCTTCAAGTGCGAGATTTTCTGAAGCAGCGCATTCAGCCGTTAGATAGTATTCTCGCTCCCAACGATTTTCTTGAACTTTTTCCCGGCAGTTACCCCTATAACGTCTCACCGCTACTCTCGATCGATCGCCTGTTTTTTGCGGTCATTGATAAAAGTAGAGTGAGCGAAATTCACTCGCCGCTGGCACTCAAGATTGCCCAAACGTTTCATCCTGTCTTTGCCAACGAAGTCTTTGTTGTTTACGGAAAAACTGCGGTCGAAAATCCTCCCTCTCTAGAGGGTAATGACCTTAAAGCATTGGTTCAACAGTTTGAGTCAAACGATCGCTTCTACGATCTGGACTACGATTCAACCACTGCTGCCGTCATTGTCACCCGCAACCGTCCACAAGCGCTGGAACGATCGCTGCCCCAAATTCTGGCACTGAAGATTCCAACCGTTGTTGTGGATGATGGATCTGCCTCAGATTCTGCCTCACAAAACCAAGCCATTGCCGATCGCTACCAGATCCCCTTACTGTTCATCCCAGAACACCGAGAATCGGCTGCTGCCCTGAATGCGGGCGTGAGCTACTGGCTTGGTGATCCCTCGATCGCCTGGATCTCCTACTTTCAAGACAATGTAGAAGTCAAACCAAACCTGATTCAAGTTCTACAAAAGGTTCAGGATGCGAAAGAGCGTCCCTTACTGGTCGGACAAGACGACCCAGACCACTTAACCCTACGATCAGAGACGATTAGCGGACATCCTGTGTTGCTGAAGCGATCGATGTCTGGCGGACATTTTCACGCCCATCGAGATTACTGGGCAGCAGTGCTCCCAATTCCAACTCCCTATCAGGTGGATGGGTCTAGCCGTGCGGTTGATGAAGACTGGTGGATTACTGCCTGGTCACCGCATTCGATCGCCAAACAAGGCGGTTATGTCGTCTGTGTGCCTGGTCTGGTTAATCGGGTTGAAGTGAAGCAGCCTGCAACGATCGCGCCTGTTCCTTCTGCTTCGGCTGAAACGAATTCCCAAACTGACAATCCCAGCTTAGAAGGGGTTAACGTTTTGGTGGATGGCTACAACTTGCAGTTAACCAAGGGAACCGGGATCAAAACCTACGGCTTGAGCTTGATTCAGGGGTTAACCGAATTGGGCGCAAATATTGATGTTTTGTTGAGCCGCAACGGGAACAAGAAGAATGCTGTTCTGGACGAAATTTATTTCTTCGACAATCAAAACAACAATCAAAACCTTTTGTTTCTTCTTAAGGGATTACTAAAATCCTTTTCGGGCCCTTTATATCGAGCGAAGCGACGCAAAACGTTCAGCAATTTTGTGGTGAAGCGAGGGCAATATAGCGAGGATTTCTTGAAGTATGCAGCCTCGTTTAATTTGCCCCAGTGCTACGATTTGGCGAATGCTTTATACAAAAAGCTGAACTACAGCACCAGCATTACGGTTCCTGAAAAGATTGATATCTGGCACGCGACTTATCCCCTACCTATCCAGGTGCGCGGCGCGAAGAAAATTACAACCGTCCATGACATGATCCCGCTGCGGTTGCCTTACGCCACCTTAGATGACAAAGAAAACTTCTACTATAAAGTCCGAGATGCTTTAAAGGAATCTGCCGTCACTATCACTGTTTCCGAGCATTCTAAGCAAGATTTATTAACTTACTTTGACGCTGATCCCGATCGCATTGTTGTTACCTATCAACCGATCGCGCTGCGCCCCTTAGAAGCCGGAGACACTGAAGAAGAAATTGGCTTTTTCCTGAAGCGATATGGCTTGGAATATCAGAATTATCTGCTGTTTGTTGGGGCGATCGAGCCGAAGAAAAATGTCGGTCGGTTGCTCGATGCTTATTCGGTTTTGGACACAGAAATGCCGCTGGTAATTGTCGGCAAAAAGGGTTGGCTCTGGGAAGATGAACTGGGAAAAACTGCTTATCTGGCAGATAACAAAGAATCGAAAAAGAAGGTCAAGCTCCTAGAATATGTGTCAACAGATGCCCTCCGCTATCTTTATCGAGGCGCATATTGTCTAGCCTTTCCATCACTTTACGAAGGATTTGGTTTGCCGCCAGTGGAGGCGATGCATTTTGGCTGTCCCGTGATCACTTCAAACGTTTCTTGCTTACCTGAAATTTGTGGAAATGCTGCCCTCTATGTTGACCCTTACGATGTCAAGAGTATTCGGCAAAAGCTAGAAGAAATTTTGAGCGATCGACCCCTGCGCGATCAGTTAGCAAAAGCAGGCGAACGCAATGCGAAAAATTTCAGCATGGAGAATTATGTGAAGCGGCTTTATCAGGCTTATTCTAAGGCGTTAGAGATGTAG
- a CDS encoding ABC transporter ATP-binding protein, whose product MSDLFQIQNLRVAYPQRRGRAGADRPINWAIDDVSFSIRAGERIGLVGESGCGKSTLGRAAMRLMPASAQIEGRVLFEGQSVFDFSPEALRRFRGEAVALVFQDPMTRLDPLMTIGEHCIETLCAHQLNLSRREAKDRSIATLEAVKIPASRWSQYPHEFSGGMRQRVAIALALLLDPKLIVADEPTTSLDVTVSAQILQELTRLCQDRQMGLMLISHDLAMVGEYCDRIAVMYQGRLVELGAAQTVLTQPQHEYSRSLLQSALHLQAGRGEGGKRRGGEAELRTEDNPSPQSPSLIAQSPILRIQNLEQHYTLEQNLMSRLLAQGQDKTIRAVDDVTLELYPGEILGLVGESGCGKSTLSRTVLQLIRPTRGKVEFLGQDLTVLSHQALQPHRRQIQMVFQDPHACLNPLMTVGESIADPLLIHKLADPIAAEAAAKKMLERVGLVPADEFYHRYPKDLSGGQQQRVAIARALITRPRLLVCDEPVSMLDASVQAQVLDLMLELKQEFDLTYLFITHDLWVARFLCDRIAVMNAGKIVELGETAELFTHPQHPYTKALLGAAPLLSRLQTASDSIQLSHP is encoded by the coding sequence ATGAGCGATCTGTTTCAAATCCAGAATCTCCGAGTAGCATATCCGCAGCGTCGTGGGCGGGCGGGAGCCGATCGTCCGATCAATTGGGCAATCGATGACGTTTCCTTCTCGATTCGGGCAGGAGAGCGAATTGGTTTAGTTGGGGAGTCGGGCTGCGGTAAATCGACTTTGGGACGGGCAGCAATGCGGTTAATGCCTGCCTCAGCACAAATTGAGGGACGGGTACTATTTGAAGGACAGTCAGTGTTTGACTTTTCCCCAGAAGCCTTACGGCGGTTTCGAGGGGAAGCAGTTGCCCTGGTATTTCAAGACCCGATGACGCGCCTCGATCCCTTAATGACGATTGGGGAACATTGTATCGAAACGCTCTGTGCCCATCAGCTCAATTTGTCGCGTCGAGAGGCAAAGGATCGATCGATCGCCACGCTGGAAGCCGTCAAAATTCCAGCAAGTCGCTGGTCACAATACCCACATGAATTTAGCGGCGGGATGCGGCAACGAGTTGCCATTGCTCTAGCACTGCTGCTTGATCCTAAGCTGATTGTGGCAGACGAACCCACGACCAGCCTTGATGTCACCGTTTCGGCTCAGATTTTGCAAGAGCTAACTCGGCTCTGCCAGGACCGCCAGATGGGGTTAATGCTGATCTCGCATGATCTGGCGATGGTGGGAGAATATTGCGATCGAATTGCGGTGATGTATCAGGGCAGGCTAGTCGAACTTGGGGCAGCCCAAACCGTTTTAACCCAACCGCAGCATGAGTACAGTCGATCGCTCTTGCAGTCTGCTTTGCATCTTCAGGCAGGGAGGGGAGAGGGAGGGAAGCGGAGAGGGGGAGAAGCAGAGCTTAGAACGGAGGATAATCCATCGCCTCAATCTCCATCCCTCATTGCCCAGTCCCCAATTTTACGAATCCAGAATTTAGAACAGCATTACACCCTGGAACAAAATTTGATGTCGCGGCTACTGGCCCAGGGGCAAGACAAAACGATTCGAGCTGTGGATGACGTGACGCTAGAACTCTACCCAGGGGAAATTCTGGGGTTGGTGGGGGAGTCTGGCTGTGGGAAGAGTACGCTGTCGCGGACAGTCTTACAGTTGATTCGTCCGACAAGGGGCAAGGTGGAGTTTCTGGGGCAGGACTTAACTGTGCTCTCGCATCAGGCACTTCAGCCGCACCGACGGCAGATACAAATGGTGTTTCAAGACCCTCACGCTTGTCTCAATCCCCTGATGACCGTGGGCGAAAGTATTGCTGATCCCTTACTGATTCACAAGCTGGCAGACCCGATCGCAGCGGAAGCCGCAGCCAAAAAAATGCTGGAGCGGGTGGGGTTAGTGCCAGCAGATGAGTTTTATCATCGTTATCCAAAGGATCTGTCTGGTGGACAGCAGCAGCGAGTCGCGATCGCCCGTGCCTTAATTACTCGCCCTAGGCTGCTGGTTTGTGATGAGCCGGTCAGTATGCTGGATGCCAGTGTGCAGGCGCAAGTGTTAGATTTAATGCTGGAACTGAAGCAAGAATTTGATCTCACCTATCTTTTTATCACTCACGATCTTTGGGTAGCCAGGTTCTTGTGCGATCGAATTGCGGTGATGAATGCGGGCAAGATTGTGGAACTGGGAGAAACTGCGGAACTTTTTACCCATCCACAGCATCCTTATACCAAGGCTCTTTTGGGAGCTGCCCCACTTTTGTCTCGTCTGCAAACGGCTTCTGACTCCATCCAGCTGTCGCATCCCTAA
- the radC gene encoding DNA repair protein RadC, protein MMYRLRVADLPTHERPRERMLTDGARSLATAELIAILLGTGQGAGKLSAVGLGQYLLQKLGEHQRDSLAVLRDVTAQELMEIPGVGPAKATTILAAIELGKRVLSSRPPERTVIDDPAVAAAVLSHDLMWQSQERFAVLLLDVKHRLVGTQVLTIGTATETLAHPRDIFREVIRQGAVRAILAHNHPSGSLEPSPEDISLTRQLLAGGQLLGIPLLDHLILGNGNHRSLRQTTTLWQEFPQGD, encoded by the coding sequence ATGATGTATCGGCTCCGGGTTGCTGACTTACCTACCCATGAGCGACCGCGTGAACGGATGTTGACAGATGGGGCACGGAGCCTGGCAACAGCTGAATTGATTGCTATTTTGCTGGGAACGGGTCAAGGAGCAGGAAAGCTTTCGGCAGTGGGGCTAGGACAGTATCTTTTACAAAAGTTAGGAGAACATCAGCGCGATTCGCTGGCAGTGTTACGAGATGTCACAGCACAAGAACTGATGGAAATTCCGGGGGTGGGTCCGGCGAAGGCAACCACAATTCTAGCGGCGATCGAGCTAGGGAAACGGGTACTCTCGTCTCGTCCTCCTGAAAGAACCGTAATCGATGATCCGGCAGTGGCGGCGGCAGTTTTAAGTCATGATCTGATGTGGCAGTCGCAGGAGCGATTTGCTGTACTGTTGCTGGATGTTAAGCATCGCTTAGTCGGAACTCAGGTGCTCACGATCGGTACAGCCACCGAAACACTGGCACATCCCCGCGATATTTTTCGAGAAGTGATTCGGCAGGGAGCAGTCCGGGCGATCCTGGCTCATAACCATCCTTCTGGCAGTCTTGAACCAAGCCCTGAAGATATTTCCTTAACGCGCCAATTATTGGCAGGCGGTCAATTGTTGGGGATTCCTTTGCTCGATCATCTCATTCTCGGAAACGGCAATCATCGCAGTCTGCGGCAAACAACCACCCTTTGGCAAGAATTTCCCCAAGGCGATTAG
- a CDS encoding glycosyltransferase family 2 protein — protein sequence MKVSVITVCKNSEKTIDQAIRSVMNQRYLELEYIVVDGDSTDGTKAIIDQYADRVAHYISEPDRGIYAAMNKGIQLATGSFLYFLNSDDYLYDADVIKDLVEFAKSHPNCDLIYGDHEARFLNGDTAIYQPVLPEAMLAEFICLGDNHLHQPTSFFRANLFERVGLFNETRKITSDYEWFLNFLQDSTLKLCYYPRPIVSYAHGGASSNIRSLFEEIFAIQNQSSICQETRWLLKRLDKLQTMFVDKYELLESTNLLSIARYRDIQARDTEITTLKTRLAEKRQDESLQAEIAALKSEINAMKTSKFWQLRTLWFRVKKTIGLPTDD from the coding sequence ATGAAAGTTTCTGTAATCACCGTCTGCAAAAACTCAGAAAAAACGATCGATCAAGCTATTCGAAGCGTTATGAATCAACGTTATTTGGAGCTTGAATATATTGTTGTAGATGGTGATTCAACAGACGGAACCAAGGCAATTATTGATCAGTATGCCGATCGTGTTGCTCACTACATTAGTGAACCCGATCGCGGTATTTATGCCGCAATGAATAAAGGAATTCAGTTGGCAACTGGATCATTTCTCTACTTCTTGAATTCCGATGACTATTTGTATGATGCAGATGTGATCAAAGACCTAGTTGAGTTTGCCAAAAGCCATCCTAATTGCGATTTAATTTACGGCGATCACGAAGCGAGGTTTCTCAACGGAGATACTGCTATTTATCAACCTGTCTTACCTGAAGCGATGCTGGCAGAGTTTATTTGTCTAGGTGATAATCATTTGCATCAGCCGACCAGTTTTTTTCGAGCCAATCTGTTTGAGCGAGTTGGATTGTTCAACGAAACTCGTAAAATCACCTCAGATTACGAATGGTTTCTCAACTTTTTGCAAGACTCAACACTGAAGCTTTGCTATTATCCTCGCCCGATCGTCTCCTATGCTCATGGGGGAGCCTCCAGCAACATTCGATCGCTGTTTGAAGAAATATTTGCGATTCAAAACCAATCTTCAATTTGCCAGGAAACTCGTTGGCTGCTGAAGCGTCTAGACAAACTGCAAACGATGTTTGTGGATAAATATGAGTTGCTGGAGTCCACGAATCTACTCTCGATCGCCCGATACCGGGATATTCAGGCGAGAGATACTGAGATTACGACATTAAAGACACGCTTAGCAGAAAAGAGGCAGGATGAATCACTGCAAGCGGAAATCGCAGCGTTGAAATCAGAAATTAACGCGATGAAAACGAGCAAGTTCTGGCAGCTAAGAACGCTCTGGTTTCGGGTCAAGAAGACGATCGGTTTGCCAACAGATGATTAA
- a CDS encoding 2-phosphosulfolactate phosphatase family protein produces MKLSIFHTPELTPTNSVPDCAIAVDVLRATSTMATALAAGAEAVQVFSSIDELMQVSERWSPDKRLRAGERGGGKVAGCDLGNSPLDCTPELVAGKRLFISTTNGTRCLERIQKAETVLAAALVNRGAIVQYLLQHRPETVWIAGSGWEGSFSLEDTVCAGAIAYSLSRHLAEAGHSLEEIAGNDEVFGAVALYTQWQNNLLGLLHSASHGKRLLRLDCHDDLKYCSQIDILSVVPIQREPGVLVGNG; encoded by the coding sequence GTGAAGCTATCTATTTTCCACACGCCCGAACTGACTCCGACCAATTCTGTGCCGGATTGTGCGATCGCTGTTGATGTTCTCCGTGCAACTTCTACCATGGCAACGGCTCTGGCGGCTGGTGCAGAAGCAGTGCAAGTGTTTAGCAGTATTGACGAGTTGATGCAGGTTAGTGAACGATGGTCGCCTGACAAGCGGCTACGGGCAGGAGAAAGGGGCGGTGGTAAAGTTGCAGGTTGTGATCTGGGCAACTCCCCTCTTGACTGTACTCCTGAGCTGGTTGCAGGCAAACGGCTTTTCATCAGTACAACGAATGGGACTCGTTGTCTTGAGCGAATTCAAAAAGCAGAAACCGTTTTAGCGGCTGCGCTGGTTAACCGAGGAGCGATCGTGCAGTACCTCTTGCAGCATCGCCCTGAAACCGTGTGGATTGCTGGATCAGGATGGGAAGGCAGCTTCTCGCTGGAAGATACCGTTTGTGCGGGAGCCATTGCCTATAGCCTCAGTCGTCATTTGGCTGAAGCAGGTCATTCTCTGGAAGAAATTGCTGGCAACGATGAAGTGTTTGGCGCAGTTGCACTTTATACTCAGTGGCAAAACAATTTGCTAGGGCTTTTGCACTCCGCTAGCCACGGTAAACGATTGCTACGGCTCGACTGCCACGACGATCTGAAATACTGCTCTCAAATAGATATTTTGAGTGTTGTGCCAATCCAAAGAGAGCCTGGGGTTTTAGTTGGGAATGGGTAA
- a CDS encoding long-chain acyl-[acyl-carrier-protein] reductase has product MFGLIGHLTSLEHAQSVARELGYPEYADQGLDFWCSAPPQIVDTIKVTSATGQQIEGRYVESCFLPEMLATRRIKAATRKIINAMAHAQKHGINITALGGFSSIIFENFNLQQIRQVRNVKLEFERFTTGNTHTAYIICRQVEQASKDLGIELSKATVAVCGATGDIGSAVCRWLDARTDVAELLLIARNQERLQALQEELGRGKIMNLDEALPQADIIVWVASMPKGVEIDPTKLKQPCLLIDGGYPKNMGTIVQHPGVHVLNGGIVEHSLDIDWRIMSIVNMDVPARQLFACFAESMLLEFEKLHTNFSWGRNQITLEKMDLIGQVSVKHGFRPLLTVG; this is encoded by the coding sequence ATGTTTGGTTTAATTGGTCATCTGACAAGTTTAGAACACGCTCAGTCCGTTGCTAGAGAGTTGGGCTACCCAGAATATGCCGATCAGGGGCTAGATTTTTGGTGTAGTGCCCCGCCTCAGATTGTAGACACGATTAAAGTCACCAGTGCCACTGGACAGCAGATCGAGGGTCGCTATGTCGAGTCTTGCTTTTTGCCTGAAATGCTGGCAACTCGGCGGATTAAAGCAGCGACACGCAAGATTATTAATGCGATGGCGCACGCCCAGAAGCACGGCATCAACATTACGGCACTCGGCGGTTTTTCCTCTATTATTTTCGAGAATTTTAACTTGCAGCAGATCCGGCAAGTGCGAAACGTCAAGCTTGAGTTTGAACGATTTACCACTGGCAACACGCATACTGCTTACATCATTTGTCGCCAGGTTGAGCAGGCGTCTAAAGACTTGGGGATTGAGCTATCGAAAGCAACGGTGGCAGTTTGTGGGGCAACGGGTGACATTGGTAGTGCAGTTTGTCGCTGGCTTGATGCCAGAACAGATGTCGCAGAACTACTGTTGATTGCTCGCAATCAGGAACGGCTCCAGGCACTTCAAGAAGAGCTAGGGCGCGGCAAGATTATGAACCTGGATGAGGCTTTGCCCCAAGCAGACATTATTGTTTGGGTTGCCAGTATGCCCAAAGGCGTGGAGATCGATCCCACAAAACTGAAACAGCCTTGTCTGCTAATTGATGGCGGCTATCCCAAAAACATGGGGACGATCGTTCAACACCCAGGAGTGCACGTCCTCAACGGTGGCATTGTCGAACATTCGCTGGATATTGACTGGCGGATTATGAGCATCGTTAATATGGACGTTCCTGCAAGACAGCTTTTTGCCTGCTTTGCAGAGTCTATGCTGCTGGAATTTGAGAAGCTGCACACAAACTTCTCCTGGGGACGCAATCAAATCACGTTAGAAAAGATGGATTTGATTGGACAGGTCTCAGTAAAACATGGCTTCCGTCCCCTCTTAACGGTGGGTTAG
- a CDS encoding STAS domain-containing protein, translated as MPDALTLTVSLRGTREVRDNCQLFRLAGLLDAFSEPTFRKVIDKFVEESPKHFILDLSQIDFIDSSGLGALVQLVKKVQNNGGTLQIVTNPRVTQTVKLVRLEQFLSLQPSVDIALENLKKS; from the coding sequence ATTCCTGACGCACTTACCCTAACCGTTAGTCTCAGAGGCACACGCGAAGTTAGGGACAACTGCCAACTCTTCCGCCTTGCAGGTCTGCTAGACGCTTTCTCCGAGCCGACCTTTCGTAAGGTGATAGATAAGTTTGTGGAGGAAAGTCCCAAACACTTCATCCTCGACCTCTCCCAGATTGACTTTATCGATAGTTCAGGTCTGGGCGCGTTGGTGCAGCTTGTCAAGAAAGTGCAAAACAACGGAGGAACGCTGCAAATTGTGACGAATCCCCGCGTCACTCAAACGGTAAAGCTCGTTCGTCTGGAACAGTTTTTGTCTCTACAGCCTTCCGTTGATATTGCCTTGGAAAACCTGAAAAAAAGCTGA
- a CDS encoding amylo-alpha-1,6-glucosidase — protein sequence MNIGFGREICGDPHTAASREWLVTNGIGGFASGTVAGILTRRYHGLLVAALKPPLGRTLMLTKLEEIVHYNHDVYALSADRWIDGSIDPQGYRLLEHFSLNGTTPTWRFACADALLEKRVWMQPGANTTYIQYELQRSSLPMALMMKALVNYRDYHGNTRSLNWQMGVERVKHGVRVGACVGAVPFYLLSDRAEVITLHNWYYDFYLERERERGLSDREDHLHVATFHITLHPGESVTIVASTDARPSLNGTAAFKLRQTHEQKLLGLWRSNRPMGSKDSPPWINQLVLAADQFIVNRSVVVPQPSHPKLQRTGKRETVPSEVVPPEVLPGKTIIAGYPWFSDWGRDTMISLPGLTLSTGRPEVARSILRTFAHYASQGMLPNRFPDAGEQPEYNTVDATLWYFEAVHQYYQMTQDDDLLAELFPVLTEIIEWHCRGTRYNIHLDPADGLLYTGEPGTQLTWMDVKVGDWVVTPRIGKPIEVNALWYNALRTMAKVARQLGKPHQEYEAIADRTLARFDRFWNSDLGYCYDVLDTPDGNDAALRPNQIFAVSLAESPLSYAQQRSVVEVCGRSLLSSYGLRSLAPDDPHYYGQYGGTPQQRDGAYHQGTTWGWLIGAFVLAHLRVYGAPAQARQFLEPMADHLNAYGVGSLGEIFDGDAPFQPHGCFAQAWTVAEVLRAWTATEGG from the coding sequence ATGAACATTGGATTTGGACGAGAGATTTGTGGCGATCCTCACACAGCAGCCTCTAGAGAATGGTTGGTCACGAATGGCATTGGAGGATTCGCCTCAGGCACGGTTGCCGGAATCTTGACCCGTCGCTATCACGGATTGCTGGTTGCCGCCCTCAAACCTCCCCTCGGACGGACACTGATGCTGACCAAGCTGGAGGAAATCGTTCACTATAATCACGATGTTTATGCGCTGAGTGCCGATCGCTGGATTGACGGCAGCATTGACCCTCAAGGCTATCGGTTGCTTGAACATTTTTCCCTGAACGGCACAACTCCAACCTGGCGATTTGCCTGTGCTGATGCACTGCTCGAAAAACGAGTCTGGATGCAGCCGGGCGCAAACACAACCTACATTCAATATGAGCTACAGCGATCGAGCCTGCCCATGGCACTGATGATGAAGGCGCTGGTAAACTACCGGGACTATCATGGCAACACTCGCAGCTTAAACTGGCAAATGGGGGTGGAGCGGGTGAAGCATGGCGTTCGGGTGGGGGCTTGTGTGGGAGCTGTACCGTTCTATCTGTTAAGCGATCGAGCTGAAGTGATCACGCTCCACAACTGGTACTACGACTTTTATTTAGAGCGAGAACGAGAGCGGGGGTTGAGCGATCGGGAAGACCATCTGCATGTTGCCACCTTTCACATCACGCTGCACCCAGGTGAATCTGTGACGATCGTTGCCAGTACCGATGCGCGGCCCAGCTTGAACGGTACAGCCGCCTTCAAACTGCGGCAAACGCATGAACAAAAATTGTTGGGGCTTTGGAGAAGTAACCGTCCGATGGGTTCAAAAGACTCGCCTCCCTGGATCAACCAACTGGTTCTGGCAGCTGATCAATTTATCGTGAATCGATCGGTCGTGGTGCCCCAGCCGTCGCACCCTAAACTCCAGCGAACCGGAAAGCGAGAAACCGTGCCGTCTGAAGTCGTGCCCCCTGAAGTTTTGCCGGGAAAAACAATTATTGCGGGCTATCCCTGGTTTAGCGATTGGGGACGAGATACGATGATCAGCCTACCAGGGCTAACGCTCTCTACTGGACGACCAGAAGTCGCGCGATCGATTCTCCGCACCTTTGCTCACTATGCCAGTCAGGGAATGCTCCCCAACCGATTTCCTGATGCAGGCGAGCAGCCGGAATATAACACGGTAGATGCAACCCTCTGGTACTTTGAGGCAGTGCATCAGTATTATCAAATGACGCAGGATGACGATTTGCTGGCAGAGCTTTTTCCTGTACTGACAGAAATTATTGAATGGCACTGTCGTGGTACTCGCTATAACATTCACCTTGATCCTGCTGATGGGCTCCTCTACACCGGGGAACCCGGAACGCAGCTCACCTGGATGGATGTTAAGGTCGGGGATTGGGTTGTTACTCCTCGAATTGGCAAACCGATCGAGGTGAATGCCCTCTGGTACAATGCCCTGCGCACGATGGCAAAAGTGGCGCGTCAGCTCGGTAAACCCCACCAGGAATATGAAGCAATCGCCGATCGGACACTGGCTCGCTTCGATCGCTTCTGGAACAGCGATTTGGGCTATTGCTACGACGTTTTAGATACGCCCGACGGGAATGATGCTGCTCTACGTCCCAATCAAATCTTTGCGGTATCGCTGGCAGAAAGTCCTTTAAGCTATGCTCAGCAGCGCAGCGTGGTCGAGGTTTGTGGGCGATCGCTCCTGTCTTCCTATGGCTTGCGCTCTCTTGCACCAGATGATCCCCACTACTATGGACAGTATGGCGGCACGCCGCAGCAGCGGGATGGAGCTTATCATCAAGGCACGACCTGGGGCTGGCTGATAGGCGCATTTGTGCTGGCGCATCTTCGAGTTTATGGCGCTCCTGCTCAAGCGCGGCAGTTTCTAGAACCCATGGCAGATCACCTCAATGCCTATGGAGTCGGTAGCTTGGGCGAAATTTTTGATGGAGACGCGCCCTTTCAACCTCACGGCTGTTTTGCTCAAGCCTGGACTGTGGCAGAAGTGCTTCGAGCCTGGACTGCAACTGAGGGAGGATGA